One genomic segment of Agromyces intestinalis includes these proteins:
- a CDS encoding bifunctional lysylphosphatidylglycerol flippase/synthetase MprF encodes MTVTSEREPAPTATPARTTPRPIAFLARVPFTLALMAALLVVGIATGGLVRPITEADWYETFAYGAPSFADGRWWTVVTGTFLVITPWGYLILAVLVPLGVGWLELRRGSRAASAYFIGGQAIAVVGAAIVIAAFAEFGSTWAEGLVTQVDVGPSGGVMACLAAAGASLGSPWRSRALLVLTAFVLVSVLFLGSIADVEHAVAVGTVLLMNARSFTKPTLREQRFVAFVAIIALTAVQVLAALVPTRGPFGATYAGGMDLIDVLIDTVIVVVVATGLRRGYRAAWITTLVLAALNVLVGALAVVFIAHPDLLGGSSGAVDAGDFDDREGLAFAAATGFLWAVLLLWLLVCARAFRARLRRRLHGDHGADRPGARIEEARDVVQTTGGGVLSWMATWRDNRHFFGAPGTVVAYQTHQGVALVLGDPIAPPDELGEALAGFASAAERGGFIVCVFGASAAARDAMPRGWHALQIAEDTLVDLPGLEFTGKRWGAVRTSLNRAEREGVRFRFASLATEPRSVRAQIGAISEQWVGDKGLPEMRFTLGSIDEALDPAVRMALAETSDGTIEGFLSWLPVYAPGGSPRGWTLDLMRRRDGGFPPVMEFLIGSSALAFRDEGAQFLSLSGAPLAHSEELEGESSVERVLDRLGALLEPAYGFRSLHRFKQKFNPRAEPLYLLYGDGADLARIGVALVRAYLPDASVPQLVRAGLTMGG; translated from the coding sequence ATGACCGTGACATCCGAACGCGAACCGGCGCCGACCGCCACGCCCGCACGCACGACCCCGCGCCCGATCGCGTTCCTCGCCCGCGTGCCGTTCACGCTCGCGCTCATGGCGGCGCTGCTCGTCGTCGGCATCGCGACCGGTGGGTTGGTGCGGCCGATCACCGAGGCCGACTGGTACGAGACCTTCGCGTACGGGGCGCCGTCGTTCGCCGACGGTCGATGGTGGACGGTCGTCACGGGCACCTTCCTCGTGATCACGCCGTGGGGCTATCTGATCCTGGCGGTGCTCGTGCCGCTGGGAGTCGGATGGCTCGAACTGCGCCGCGGGTCGAGGGCCGCGTCGGCGTACTTCATCGGCGGGCAGGCGATCGCGGTCGTGGGGGCCGCGATCGTCATCGCCGCGTTCGCCGAGTTCGGTTCCACTTGGGCCGAAGGGCTCGTCACGCAGGTCGACGTCGGGCCGTCTGGCGGCGTGATGGCGTGCCTGGCCGCAGCCGGGGCGAGCCTCGGGTCGCCGTGGCGCAGCCGCGCGCTGCTCGTGCTCACCGCGTTCGTGTTGGTGAGCGTGCTGTTCCTCGGGTCGATCGCCGACGTCGAGCACGCCGTCGCGGTCGGCACCGTGCTGCTCATGAACGCTCGGTCGTTCACGAAGCCGACCCTGCGTGAGCAGCGGTTCGTCGCGTTCGTCGCGATCATCGCCCTGACCGCCGTGCAGGTGCTCGCCGCCCTCGTGCCGACGCGCGGGCCGTTCGGAGCGACCTACGCCGGTGGCATGGACCTGATCGACGTGCTGATCGATACCGTGATCGTCGTGGTCGTGGCGACCGGACTGCGCCGCGGCTACCGAGCGGCGTGGATCACGACGCTCGTGCTCGCAGCTCTCAACGTGCTTGTCGGCGCGCTCGCGGTCGTGTTCATCGCGCACCCCGATCTGCTCGGCGGCTCGTCGGGCGCGGTCGACGCCGGCGACTTCGACGACCGTGAGGGCCTCGCGTTCGCCGCGGCCACCGGGTTCCTCTGGGCGGTGCTGCTTCTCTGGCTGCTCGTGTGCGCGCGGGCGTTCCGGGCGCGGTTGCGCCGCCGGCTCCACGGCGATCACGGCGCCGATCGGCCCGGTGCCCGAATCGAGGAGGCCCGCGACGTCGTCCAGACGACCGGTGGCGGCGTGCTGTCGTGGATGGCCACCTGGCGCGACAACCGGCATTTCTTCGGCGCGCCGGGCACGGTCGTCGCCTACCAGACCCACCAGGGCGTCGCACTCGTGCTCGGCGATCCGATCGCTCCGCCCGACGAGCTCGGTGAGGCGCTCGCCGGTTTCGCGAGCGCCGCTGAGCGCGGCGGGTTCATCGTGTGCGTGTTCGGCGCGAGCGCGGCCGCCCGCGACGCGATGCCGCGCGGCTGGCACGCGCTGCAGATCGCCGAAGACACCCTCGTCGACCTGCCCGGGCTCGAGTTCACCGGCAAGCGGTGGGGGGCAGTACGTACTTCGCTGAACCGCGCCGAGCGCGAGGGCGTGCGGTTCCGGTTCGCCTCGCTCGCGACCGAGCCGCGGTCGGTGCGGGCGCAGATCGGTGCGATCTCCGAGCAGTGGGTGGGCGACAAGGGCCTGCCCGAGATGCGCTTCACCCTCGGGTCGATCGACGAGGCGCTCGACCCCGCGGTGCGAATGGCGCTGGCCGAGACATCCGACGGCACCATCGAGGGGTTCCTGAGCTGGCTGCCCGTGTACGCACCCGGCGGAAGCCCGCGCGGCTGGACCCTCGACCTGATGCGCCGACGCGACGGCGGCTTCCCGCCGGTGATGGAGTTCCTGATCGGGTCGTCGGCGCTCGCGTTCCGCGACGAGGGCGCGCAGTTCCTGTCGCTCTCAGGCGCACCGCTCGCGCATTCCGAGGAGCTCGAGGGCGAGTCATCCGTCGAGCGCGTGCTCGACCGGCTCGGCGCGCTGCTGGAGCCGGCCTACGGGTTCCGCTCGCTGCACCGCTTCAAGCAGAAATTCAACCCGCGCGCCGAGCCGCTGTACCTGCTCTACGGCGACGGCGCCGACCTCGCGCGCATCGGCGTCGCGCTCGTGCGCGCCTACCTGCCGGATGCCTCGGTGCCGCAGCTCGTGCGCGCCGGGCTCACGATGGGCGGTTAG